One genomic segment of Micromonospora sp. WMMC415 includes these proteins:
- a CDS encoding SDR family oxidoreductase gives MNISGNTVFIPGSTSGIGLALALALKARGNTVIVGGRRADLLERIVAEHPGLDTVRIDTTDPASIDSAAREVLARHPDLNVLVTMAGIMRVEDWHEPDGFLASAEEVVTTNVLGPIRLIAAFVKHLRTRPDATIMTVSSGLAFAPLKATPSYNASKAAIHMLSESIRLQLADTTVKVVELEPPSVRTSLLPGQEHSDFAMPLDEFVAEVVELVETQPDATEIQVERVKFLRYGEARGDYDQVVATLNAADPHGK, from the coding sequence ATGAACATTTCCGGAAACACCGTCTTCATCCCCGGCTCCACGAGCGGCATCGGTCTCGCCCTCGCCCTCGCGCTGAAGGCCCGGGGGAACACCGTGATCGTCGGGGGCCGGCGGGCCGACCTGCTGGAGCGGATCGTCGCGGAGCACCCCGGTCTCGACACCGTGCGGATCGACACGACGGACCCCGCGAGCATCGACTCCGCCGCCCGGGAGGTGCTGGCGCGGCACCCCGACCTGAACGTCCTGGTCACGATGGCCGGCATCATGCGCGTCGAGGACTGGCACGAGCCGGACGGGTTCCTCGCCTCCGCCGAGGAGGTGGTGACGACGAACGTGCTCGGCCCGATCCGCCTCATCGCCGCGTTCGTCAAGCACCTGCGGACGCGGCCGGACGCCACGATCATGACCGTCTCCTCGGGCCTCGCGTTCGCGCCGCTCAAGGCCACCCCCAGCTACAACGCCTCGAAGGCCGCGATCCACATGCTCAGCGAGTCGATCCGGCTGCAACTCGCGGACACGACCGTCAAGGTGGTGGAACTCGAGCCGCCGTCCGTGCGTACGTCGCTGCTGCCCGGTCAGGAGCACAGCGACTTCGCCATGCCGCTCGACGAGTTCGTGGCGGAGGTCGTCGAGCTGGTCGAGACGCAGCCCGACGCGACGGAGATCCAGGTCGAGCGCGTCAAGTTCCTGCGGTACGGCGAGGCGCGCGGCGACTACGACCAGGTCGTCGCGACGCTCAACGCCGCCGACCCGCACGGAAAGTAG